The Desulfatirhabdium butyrativorans DSM 18734 genome includes a region encoding these proteins:
- a CDS encoding M20 family metallopeptidase: MRKSRFSPLLSVLLLLFVCAAGSASADQKKITAAIDEASKSCRGVSQQIWEFKETGQQEFKSSALLKEELTKLGYSVTGDLKVPEDLVKGGVAKTAFKAEMVGKGPGPTVTIMLEYDALANGHACGHNLIATSGLMAAAGLAKVMKDTPGRVWVIGTPDEERGSMGGGKVALLEGGYFDGSDVVFITHGSDRWSLDQRLLAMKRATFTFKGKSAHAAAAPHKGINALRGVLLTFNCVDSLREHLRQDVRIHGVIPKGGGPVNVVPDLAQAEFACRALDTITMENAYQKIVNCAKAGELGTGATLEFKEPRVALKAAISVPPLLEDVQAHLKALGVSNDQFKDFDELASSDLGMVSYTYPTVNVWFKIAPEGTALHSDAFREAANSDEGWKSTVVVAKAVALSAYDMLTKPEKRKAVQESFQAIKAKEGK, from the coding sequence ATGAGAAAATCCAGGTTCAGTCCGTTGCTTTCCGTTCTGTTGTTGCTGTTCGTCTGTGCCGCCGGTTCCGCTTCCGCAGACCAGAAAAAAATCACCGCTGCGATCGACGAAGCAAGCAAGAGCTGCCGGGGTGTATCGCAGCAGATATGGGAGTTCAAGGAAACCGGTCAACAGGAGTTCAAGAGTTCTGCATTGCTGAAGGAAGAGCTCACCAAACTGGGCTACAGCGTGACGGGGGATCTCAAAGTTCCCGAAGACCTTGTGAAGGGCGGCGTTGCCAAAACGGCTTTCAAGGCCGAAATGGTGGGTAAGGGGCCCGGCCCGACGGTGACGATCATGCTGGAATACGATGCGCTGGCCAATGGCCATGCCTGCGGACACAACCTGATCGCTACATCAGGTCTGATGGCCGCAGCCGGTTTGGCCAAGGTCATGAAGGATACGCCCGGCCGGGTATGGGTCATCGGAACACCGGACGAGGAGAGGGGGTCCATGGGCGGCGGCAAGGTCGCATTGCTTGAAGGCGGATATTTCGATGGCTCGGATGTGGTCTTCATCACGCACGGCTCGGACCGCTGGAGCCTGGATCAGCGCCTTCTGGCGATGAAGCGGGCGACCTTCACTTTCAAAGGCAAATCGGCCCATGCTGCGGCCGCACCCCACAAGGGTATCAATGCGCTGCGTGGTGTGCTGCTCACGTTCAACTGTGTCGATAGCCTTCGGGAACATCTGCGGCAGGATGTGCGCATCCATGGTGTGATCCCCAAAGGCGGCGGGCCGGTCAACGTGGTGCCGGATCTGGCCCAGGCGGAATTCGCCTGCCGGGCGCTGGACACCATCACCATGGAAAATGCCTACCAGAAGATCGTCAACTGCGCCAAGGCAGGCGAATTGGGAACGGGAGCCACCCTGGAGTTCAAGGAGCCCCGAGTAGCCTTGAAAGCAGCCATCTCCGTCCCGCCACTCTTGGAAGATGTCCAGGCCCATCTGAAAGCGCTTGGCGTTTCCAACGACCAGTTCAAAGATTTCGACGAACTGGCATCCTCCGATCTGGGCATGGTCAGCTACACCTATCCTACGGTCAATGTCTGGTTCAAAATCGCCCCGGAAGGCACAGCCCTCCACAGCGACGCGTTTCGAGAAGCGGCCAATTCCGATGAGGGGTGGAAATCGACGGTTGTCGTTGCAAAAGCCGTCGCCCTGTCCGCTTATGACATGCTGACCAAACCGGAAAAACGCAAAGCCGTTCAGGAGAGTTTTCAGGCCATCAAGGCCAAAGAAGGCAAATGA
- a CDS encoding helicase HerA-like domain-containing protein, whose protein sequence is MDKILVGKGDRPVYLLSRYGNRHGLVAGATGTGKTISLQVLAEGFSRLGVPVFMADVKGDVAGLAMAGSPSERIRERVAQIGIEGFSHEANPVVFLDVFGKAGHPVRTTISEMGPSLLGRILELNDTQEGILEIAFKLADDQGLLLLDMDDLRALLNFVAENRTEISTHYGLVSTQSISAIQRSLLSLEREGGKSLFGEPALDLSDMMRTDLSGRGIISILAADQLILKPRLYASFLLWLLAEFYENLPEVGDLDKPRLVFFFDEAHLLFNDAPPVLRQRVEQVVRLIRSKGVGVYFCSQYPDDVPNEILGQLGNRIQHALRAYTPRDQKAVKTAAETFVANPSAAGQGRVF, encoded by the coding sequence ATGGACAAGATACTGGTTGGCAAAGGTGACAGACCGGTTTACCTGCTTTCCCGATACGGCAATCGTCATGGACTGGTGGCCGGTGCGACGGGAACCGGCAAGACAATTTCACTCCAGGTACTGGCGGAAGGTTTTTCGCGTTTGGGCGTACCCGTCTTTATGGCCGATGTGAAGGGAGATGTCGCTGGTTTGGCGATGGCGGGCTCACCCAGCGAAAGGATTCGGGAGCGGGTTGCCCAAATTGGCATCGAGGGCTTCAGCCATGAAGCAAACCCGGTGGTGTTTCTGGATGTTTTCGGCAAGGCAGGCCACCCGGTTCGCACGACGATCTCGGAGATGGGACCCAGCCTGCTGGGGCGTATCCTCGAGTTGAACGATACGCAGGAAGGCATCCTGGAAATCGCCTTTAAATTGGCTGACGATCAGGGCCTGCTTTTGCTCGACATGGATGACCTGCGGGCCCTGCTCAATTTCGTTGCGGAAAACCGAACGGAAATCTCGACCCATTATGGCCTTGTCAGCACCCAGTCCATATCGGCCATTCAGCGCTCGCTTCTGTCGCTGGAACGGGAAGGGGGAAAATCCCTTTTCGGTGAGCCTGCACTGGATTTGAGTGACATGATGCGAACCGATCTCAGTGGCCGCGGCATCATCAGCATCCTCGCTGCGGACCAACTGATCCTGAAACCGCGGCTCTATGCGAGTTTTCTCTTGTGGCTGCTCGCGGAATTCTATGAAAACCTGCCCGAGGTCGGGGACCTCGACAAGCCGAGACTGGTTTTCTTTTTTGACGAAGCGCACCTGCTCTTCAACGACGCGCCGCCCGTGCTGCGGCAGCGGGTTGAGCAGGTTGTTCGCCTCATCCGGTCAAAAGGCGTCGGCGTGTACTTTTGCTCCCAATATCCGGATGATGTGCCCAATGAAATTCTGGGGCAGCTTGGCAACCGCATCCAGCACGCCCTGAGGGCCTACACCCCCCGTGACCAGAAAGCCGTGAAAACAGCTGCGGAAACCTTTGTGGCAAACCCCAGTGCGGCCGGGCAAGGTCGCGTGTTTTAG
- a CDS encoding nuclear transport factor 2 family protein translates to MPGEGSHPTKCRKRLQTMSRFPFFVNSNQVEEKGGGMKKRLLIVFAAFVALAGCASHQGPSRTVSNTYIETCKETTEQEIGSLFDRWNQSLMTGDAHQVVANYAEHSILLPTVSNKPRLTPAEKEDYFHHFLENGPSGRIDMRYIDIGCNAAVDAGLYTFTFAKTGQQISGRYTFTYRWNGSEWLITSHHSSVMPEKN, encoded by the coding sequence CCGATTTCCGTTTTTCGTGAATTCCAACCAAGTTGAAGAAAAGGGAGGCGGCATGAAAAAACGTCTATTGATTGTATTTGCGGCTTTCGTTGCACTTGCAGGCTGCGCCTCTCACCAGGGGCCATCGAGAACTGTTTCAAATACATATATCGAGACTTGCAAGGAAACGACCGAGCAGGAAATCGGATCGCTGTTCGATCGCTGGAACCAGTCGTTGATGACAGGCGATGCGCACCAGGTCGTGGCAAACTATGCGGAGCACTCGATCCTCCTGCCTACCGTTTCAAACAAACCCCGGCTCACACCCGCCGAAAAGGAGGACTACTTCCACCATTTCCTGGAGAATGGTCCCTCCGGCAGGATCGACATGCGCTATATCGACATCGGTTGTAATGCAGCGGTCGATGCCGGACTTTACACATTCACGTTTGCCAAGACAGGGCAACAGATCAGTGGGCGCTACACGTTCACCTATCGCTGGAACGGCTCAGAATGGCTCATTACAAGCCATCATTCCTCGGTCATGCCGGAAAAGAATTGA